The DNA segment NNNNNNNNNNNNNNNNNNNNNNNNNNNNNNNNNNNNNNNNNNNNNNNNNNNNNNNNNNNNNNNNNNNNNNNNNNNNNNNNNNNNNNNNNNNNNNNNNNNNNNNNNNNNNNNNNNNNNNNNNNNNNNNNNNNNNNNNNNNNNNNNNNNNNNNNNNNNNNNNNNNNNNNNNNNNNNNNNNNNNNNNNNNNNNNNNNNNNNNNNNNNNNNNNNNNNNNNNNNNNNNNNNNNNNNNNNNNNNNNNNNNNNNNNNNNNNNNNNNNNNNNNNNNNNNNNNNNNNNNNNNNNNNNNNNNNNNNNNNNNNNNNNNNNNNNNNNNNNNNNNNNNNNNNNNNNNNNNNNNNNNNNNNNNNNNNNNNNNNNNNNNNNNNNNNNNNNNNNNNNNNNNNNNNNNNNNNNNNNNNNNNNNNNNNNNNNNNNNNNNNNNNNNNNNNNNNNNNNNNNNNNNNNNNNNNNNNNNNNNNNNNNNNNNNNNNNNNNNNNNNNNNNNNNNNNNNNNNNNNNNNNNNNNNNNNNNNNNNNNNNNNNNNNNNNNNNNNNNNNNNNNNNNNCTGTTGAGCCgctagtttttttaattttgatattcgaGATATGGTAATATTTTACAGCATTATTGGAATATggtatgttttaattagaatgtgaaaaacacaaattagaCCAATAAATTTgtcatttaaaacacaaaaatacctcaaattttaaaacttttataatGCACAAATCTAATCCTCAAATTTACATATCTCATCAACATGGAATCTTCATTTGATCGTCTAATTTGTTcaataacaattttaaaaaaaacaacttcatattaaaaaaaggtgaattttataatattttttaaaaagtaaaaaataaaatatttaaaataaaaaataaaatatttaaaatttattaaatattatttatttatcttttttaacaaGTTAAGCACAATCTCAAAGGCACCATAACAttcactttaaaaaaaataccaactCTCTTAATAACTATGCATTACGGATTTTCTTAAATTAGCcaacaatattattttttttttggcgtCTAATTAGCCAACAATATGATTCAAGGAAAGGATTCAAAGGAAGactagtattttttaattaattttgaaaatgatgAAATCAATCCACCTCTAGGAACAAAATCATGCAAGACTAGggccaaaataaaaatgaaaagcatGTAGGCCTTAGAAAGCCCGTTTCTGTAATGTGTTAAAAACCTAAtcgcgaagaagaagaagaagctcatgACACAAAACACACCACtgagaatggaagaagaagaagaagaagaagacgagaAAGCCGTGTTAGAACAAGTCTTCGgaccctcatcatcatcagaagaagaagaagaagagaagttgaagtGGGTGGCAATAGAGCAAGTTAAGGGTCTATGGATATGCACCAACTTCCTCTCTCACCGCCACCAAACCCACCTTCTCTCCGCCATCAACTCCCACAACTGGTTCTCTCCAACTACCAACAACAACCAAGCCATGCTCTTCGGCCACCTCCCTCCCTGGGCCCACCACCTCTCCCACCTCATCCGCACCTCATCTGCCTCCATTCTCCCTCACCCTCTTCTCTCCAGAGAACCCTTCTTCGACCAGATGATCGTCAACATGTACCTTCCCGGACAAGGTATCTGCCCCCACGTTGACCTCTTGCGCTTCCAAGACGCCATCGCCATCCTCTCTCTCGAATCTTCCTGCGTCATGCACTTCACTCCCCTTCACTCCGATTCGCTTCAAGTTCCCGTCTTGCTCACGCCGGGCTCCTTGGTTCTCATGTCAGGGGAAGCCAGGTACCAATGGAAGCACCAGATTAATCGCAACCCTGGATTTCAGCTCTGGCAAGGAAATGAATTGGAACAATCCAGAAGAATCTCCATTACTCTCAGGAAACTCTGCCCTGATCCATGAACTGATTCGAATCCAACCAATCCAAATCAAACCGATctgttattttagttttgtatTGAGCTtttgaaagggaaaaaaaaaaaagattggaTTTTTATTCAGTGTTGAATGAAAagtttgtgtttttgtttttgtaatgACATTAGATAGCGTTTTGGCTTTTGGTTGCAAAGGCGATGAAATTGACACTGATATCATCTGATAATAACCACCTTCCTGTTAGAGGGTTGTACACAAATCCTGCCATCTCCTCCACCTGTGTTAATCATGTTGTAGAAGCTGGTTTAAACTCAAAACAAGCTGATTCGAATTCAGATTAAGGTTTAAGGTGTAAGTGAATTTGTTGATGCATTTAGCTTACATTGATGCCGGCACGATGTAGGATCATGGCTAGTTCTTCCGGGGTAAGAAAGGTGGACCATTGATGTGTGCCTTTTGGAAGCTGCAACAATATATCCAAATCCAATTACAATTATAACATTGATATGCTAGTTACCAATTCAAGTGGAGTTCAATTATGCATCATATGTATGTTGTAACCAAGATTGTTTAGGAAGAAATGATGTAAAACTGTGGAGTCAACAAGAAGAATGAGTTACCCAGTGGAGAATATATTCCGCGGCAACAATGGCAGTTGCATATGCTCGCATCGATCGATTGATTGTTGATACAACAGTGGCTCCATCTGGATTTGTTAATGCTGCCAGAGATTTGCAGAACTCTTCAGGATTCGCAACATGCTCGATCACCTGTGAACATTCAAAATGATCTTGATATGCATAAACCCAATGAGAGCTCACACAACTGAGGGAGGAAGCAGAGAGAGATAGAGTACCTCTAAGGCCATTACTGCATCAAATGTTCTTCCTTCTTCAACTAACTTCTCTGATCAGTTACTTTTATCAACTTAGTCAAAAAAGGAACCCACACAAAGTAATACTCAATAAGAATGAATAAGATGTGTGTATGTACCAGCTGTTGTGCAACAATACTCAATAGTTGATGTCGTCGGATCCAAGTCCTGtgaaaaaaacaataataaagttGCCAAGCTAATAGTGAAGATGTAATGGACCAATTTTTCTAAAGGTAGCAACAACTTCATTCACTAATGTAACTCAATCTAGCCTTTGTTTGTAACATATTTATAGCAAGAAAACTGTGGATCATCCTATCTAAGAACAAAATGATAAGTGTGAAATATAACAAgtattaatttttcaaacatCATAGTCTTCCAGAAGAAAAAATTAGCAAATTGCATAATCTCAGTGGAAATATGTTAAACATAAACATAGAAATAAAATGAAGCAAA comes from the Arachis duranensis cultivar V14167 chromosome 7, aradu.V14167.gnm2.J7QH, whole genome shotgun sequence genome and includes:
- the LOC107496456 gene encoding alkylated DNA repair protein ALKBH8 homolog, with the translated sequence MTQNTPLRMEEEEEEEDEKAVLEQVFGPSSSSEEEEEEKLKWVAIEQVKGLWICTNFLSHRHQTHLLSAINSHNWFSPTTNNNQAMLFGHLPPWAHHLSHLIRTSSASILPHPLLSREPFFDQMIVNMYLPGQGICPHVDLLRFQDAIAILSLESSCVMHFTPLHSDSLQVPVLLTPGSLVLMSGEARYQWKHQINRNPGFQLWQGNELEQSRRISITLRKLCPDP